One window of the Falco biarmicus isolate bFalBia1 chromosome 2, bFalBia1.pri, whole genome shotgun sequence genome contains the following:
- the C2H3orf85 gene encoding uncharacterized protein C3orf85 homolog, translating into MFQILASALLFTASMSGVLGAPFLTEESANQFMRLKRQIPYSQNYWDPSSSQNAWGYIVAEQVSESWTALRDTAQYYLDLGSYAFDPSTATYDGVS; encoded by the exons atgtttcaaattttaGCGTCTGCTCTGCTGTTTACAG CTTCCATGTCAGGTGTCCTTGGagcaccttttctgacagaagaATCAGCAAATCAATTTATGCGACTTAAACGACAGATACCATACTCTCAGAACTACTGGGAcccaagcagcagccagaaTGCATGGGGATACATTGTGGCTGAACAG GTTAGTGAATCATGGACAGCTTTGAGAGACACAGCACAATACTACCTGGACTTGGGTTCTTATGCCTTTGATCCTTCAACCGCCACGTACGATGGGGTTTCTTAA